The Macaca fascicularis isolate 582-1 chromosome 1, T2T-MFA8v1.1 genome includes a window with the following:
- the FOXO6 gene encoding forkhead box protein O6 isoform X2 — protein MRRLFLTRVKNSIRHNLSLHTRFIRVQNEGTGKSSWWMLNPEGGKTGKTPRRRAVSMDNGAKFLRIKGKASKKKQLQAPERSPDDSSPGAPAPGPVPAAAKWAASPASHASDDYEAWADFRGGGRPLLGEAAELEDDEALEALAPSSPLMYPSPASALSPALGARCPGELPRLAELGGPLGLHGGGGGAGLPEGLLDGAQDAYGPRARTGTPAYFGGCKGGAYGGGGGFGPPAMGALRRLPMQTIQENKQASFAPAAAPFRPGALPALLPPPPPAPRPGPVLGAPGELALAGAAAAYPGKGTAPYAPPAPSRSALAHPISLMTLPGEAGAAGLAPPGHAAAFGGPPGGLLLDALPGPYAAAAAGPLGAAPDRFPADLDLDMFSGSLECDVESIILNDFMDSDEMDFNFDSALPPPPPGLAGAPPPNQSWVPG, from the coding sequence AACTCCATCCGGCACAACCTGTCGCTGCACACCCGCTTCATCCGCGTGCAGAACGAGGGCACCGGCAAGAGTTCGTGGTGGATGCTGAACCCCGAGGGTGGAAAGACAGGCAAGACCCCGCGGCGCAGGGCCGTGTCCATGGACAACGGGGCCAAGTTCCTGCGCATCAAGGGCAAGGCGAGCAAGAAGAAGCAGCTGCAGGCGCCCGAGCGAAGCCCGGACGACAGCTCTCCGGGCGCGCCCGCCCCGGGGCCGGTGCCTGCCGCAGCCAAGTGGGCCGCCAGCCCAGCCTCGCACGCCAGCGACGACTACGAGGCTTGGGCCGACTTCCGCGGCGGCGGGAGACCCCTGCTCGGGGAGGCGGCCGAACTGGAGGACGACGAGGCCCTGGAGGCCCTGGCGCCATCGTCGCCGCTCATGTACCCGAGTCCCGCCAGCGCGCTGTCGCCGGCGCTAGGCGCGCGCTGTCCGGGTGAGCTGCCCCGCCTGGCCGAGCTGGGAGGCCCGCTGGGCCTgcacggcggcggcggcggcgcggggcTGCCCGAGGGCCTGCTGGACGGCGCGCAGGACGCGTACGGGCCGCGGGCCCGCACCGGGACGCCAGCCTATTTCGGCGGCTGCAAGGGCGGCGCTTATGGCGGGGGCGGGGGCTTCGGGCCGCCGGCGATGGGCGCGCTGCGCCGCCTGCCCATGCAGACCATCCAGGAGAACAAGCAGGCCAGCTTCGCGCCGGCCGCCGCGCCCTTCCGCCCCGGGGCGCTGCCCgcgctgctgccgccgccgccgcccgcgcccAGGCCCGGCCCGGTGCTGGGCGCGCCCGGGGAGCTGGCGCTGGCGGGCGCGGCCGCCGCCTACCCTGGCAAGGGGACGGCCCCATACGCGCCGCCCGCGCCCTCGCGCAGTGCCTTAGCCCACCCCATCAGCCTTATGACGCTGCCCGGCGAGGCGGGCGCCGCGGGTCTGGCACCGCCCGGCCACGCCGCCGCCTTCGGGGGCCCGCCCGGCGGCCTCCTGCTGGACGCGCTACCCGGGCCCtacgcggccgccgccgccgggcCGCTGGGCGCCGCGCCCGACCGCTTCCCGGCCGACCTGGACCTCGACATGTTCAGCGGGAGCCTCGAGTGCGACGTGGAGTCCATCATCCTCAACGACTTCATGGACAGCGACGAAATGGACTTCAACTTCGATTCGGCCCTGCCTCCGCCGCCGCCGGGCCTGGCCGGGGCCCCGCCCCCCAACCAGAGCTGGGTGCCGGGCTGA